In Podospora pseudopauciseta strain CBS 411.78 chromosome 3, whole genome shotgun sequence, one genomic interval encodes:
- the FKR3 gene encoding FK506-binding protein 1B (COG:O; EggNog:ENOG503P4BA), with protein sequence MPHSCPSFSELVTTTFDSHTLHPPTTPTTPQINSIMGVTRITHVHGTGPSPAPGQTVVIEYTGWLKDASQPENKGQEFDSSVGRGDFSTQIGIGKLIRGWDEAVLDMRVGERATLDITSDYGYGEKGFRGHIPPNADLIFDVYLKAIQ encoded by the exons ATGCCACACTCTTGTCCGTCCTTTTCCGAGCTCGTTACGACTACCTTTGACTCTCACACTCTACatcctccaacaactccaacaaccccacagATCAACAGCATCATGGGCGTCACAAGAATAACCCATGTCCACGGGACCGGACCTTCACCTGCCCCTGGACAAACAGTCGTCATCGAGTACACTGGCTGGTTGAAAGACGCCAGCCAACCAGAAAACAAGGGCCAGGA GTTTGACTCCTCCGTCGGTCGAGGAGACTTTTCCACTCAGATCGGGATCGGGAAACTCATTAGAG GTTGGGATGAGGCGGTCCTCGAcatgagggttggggagagagCCACACTTGATATCACCAGCGACTATGGCTATGGCGAAAA AGGATTCCGCGGCCACATCCCACCCAATGCGGATCTGATCTT TGACGTCTATCTAAAAGCCATTCAGTGA
- the UBA1 gene encoding E1 ubiquitin-activating protein (EggNog:ENOG503NURC; COG:O; BUSCO:EOG09260ERO) gives MTDKKLPEEVDLVTRMQVDESVVGTTEIDESLYSRQLYVLGHEAMKRMGASNVLIVGQKGLGVEIAKNIALAGVKSVSLFDPAPVAIADLSSNFFLHPEDVGKPRDQVVAPRVAELNAYTPVHIHQSDNLGENLSQFDKYQVVVLTNTPQHLKVLVGDYCHEKGIYFIAAETAGLFANIFCDFGNNFTVLDSSGENPVSGIVAGIDEEGLVSALDETRHGLEDGDYVTFTEVEGMEGLNGAEPRKVTVRGPYTFSIGDVSGLGQYKRGGLYQQVKMPKFISFKSISAAMKEPEFVISDFAKFDRPQQLHIGFQAVHAFAQTHGRLPRPMNEEDALVVISSAKQFAQAEGIEVEWDEKLLKELSYQATGDLNPMAAFFGGLAAQEVLKAVSGKFNPVQQFMYFDSLESLPTSVARTEELCQPTGARYDGQIAVFGREFQDKVANVRQFLVGAGAIGCEMLKNWAMIGLGTGPRGKITVTDMDSIEKSNLNRQFLFRPKDVGQMKSDCAARAVQAMNPELVGHIVTLKDRVSPETEHIFNEDFWNDLDGVTNALDNVEARTYVDRRCVFFHKPLLESGTLGTKGNTQVVLPKITESYSSSQDPPEQSFPMCTLRSFPNKIEHTIAWARELFESSFVKPAETANLYLTQPNYLETTLKQGGNEKATLEMLLDYLKNDRALTFEDCVQWGRMLFEKQYNNAIQQLLYNFPKDSVSSTGTPFWSGPKRAPDPLKFDANNPTHYSFIVAATNLHAFNYNINVKDKTRQDYIQALESMIVPDFSPDSNVKIQADEKEPDPNAGAAFDDEAELSNLIKQLPDPKSLAGFKLTPVEFEKDDDTNHHIDFITAASNLRADNYKIEQADRHKTKFIAGKIIPAIATTTALVTGLVILELFKIIDGKDDIEQYKNGFINLALPFFGFSEPIASPKVEYTGPDGKVTFDKIWDRFEFNDVTLQELIDDFKSRGLEISMVSSGVSLLYASFFPPAKRKDKYPMKLSELVETVSKKKIPEHQKELIFDVVTEDADGEDVEVPYIKVKIR, from the exons ATGACT GACAAGAAGCTCCCCGAGGAGGTCGACCTCGTCACCCGGATGCAGGTCGACGAGTCGGTCGTGGGCACCACCGAAATCGACGAGTCGCTCTACAGCCGACAGCTCTATGTCTTGGGCCACGAGGCCATGAAGCGCATGGGCGCTTCCAACGTCCTCATCGTTGGTCAAAAGGGTCTCGGTGTCGAAATCGCAAAGAACATCGCCCTCGCCGGTGTGAAAAGCGTCTCCCTCTTCGATCCCGCCCCCGTCGCCATCGCAGACCTCTCTTCCAACTTCTTCCTGCATCCTGAAGACGTCGGCAAGCCTCGCGACCAGGTCGTGGCCCCACGTGTCGCCGAGCTCAACGCCTACACACCAGTTCACATTCACCAATCTGATAATCTTGGCGAGAACCTGTCGCAGTTTGACAAGTACCAGGTCGTGGTTCTAACAAATACGCCCCAGCACCTCAAGGTCCTCGTCGGCGACTACTGCCACGAGAAGGGCATCTACTTTATCGCCGCCGAGACAGCCGGCCTGTTCGCCAACATATTTTGCGATTTCGGCAACAACTTCACCGTGCTCGACTCCAGTGGCGAGAACCCCGTCAGTGGTATAGTGGCAGGCATCGACGAGGAGGGTCTGGTCTCTGCCCTCGATGAGACGCGGCACGGgctggaggatggcgacTACGTGACGTTTACCGAGGTGGAGGGTATGGAAGGTCTCAACGGTGCCGAGCCCCGAAAGGTCACGGTCAGGGGCCCATACACCTTTTCCATCGGTGACGTGTCAGGTCTCGGGCAGTACAAGCGCGGAGGTCTCTATCAGCAGGTCAAGATGCCCAAGTTCATCAGCTTCAAGAGCATTTCTGCTGCCATGAAAGAGCCTGAATTTGTCATCTCTGATTTTGCCAAGTTTGATCGCCCACAACAGCTTCACATCGGATTCCAAGCCGTGCATGCCTTTGCCCAGACCCATGGTCGTCTTCCCCGGCCCATgaacgaggaggatgcgctTGTCGTGATCAGCTCGGCCAAACAGTTCGCCCAAGCCGAGGGAATCGAGGTGGAGTGGGATGAGAAGCTCCTGAAGGAGCTCAGCTACCAGGCTACTGGTGACCTGAACCCAATGGCCGCCTTCTTCGGCGGCCTCGCGGCTCAAGAAGTGCTCAAGGCTGTGTCTGGAAAGTTCAACCCCGTGCAGCAGTTCATGTACTTTGACTCGCTTGAATCACTCCCAACGAGTGTTGCCCGCACCGAGGAGCTCTGCCAGCCCACCGGTGCTCGCTATGATGGCCAAATTGCCGTCTTTGGCCGCGAGTTCCAAGACAAGGTCGCCAACGTCAGACAGTTCCTCGTCGGTGCCGGTGCTATCGGCTGCGAAATGCTCAAGAACTGGGCCATGATCGGTCTCGGAACCGGCCCTCGCGGCAAGATCACTGTTACCGACATGGATTCCATCGAGAAGAGCAACCTCAACAGGCAGTTTCTCTTCAGGCCCAAGGATGTCGGCCAGATGAAGAGCGACTGTGCCGCCAGGGCAGTTCAGGCGATGAACCCTGAATTGGTCGGCCACATTGTCACCCTGAAGGACCGTGTCAGCCCCGAGACAGAGCACATCTTTAACGAGGATTTCTGGAACGACTTGGACGGTGTTACCAATGCGCTCGACAACGTTGAGGCGAGAACATATGTCGACAGGAGATGCGTCTTCTTCCACAAGCCTCTGCTGGAGAGCGGTACTCTTGGTACCAAGGGCAACACCCAGGTCGTCCTTCCCAAGATCACCGAGTCATACTCCTCCTCTCAGGATCCCCCCGAGCAGTCCTTCCCCATGTGCACTCTGCGCAGTTTCCCCAACAAGATCGAGCACACCATTGCGTGGGCTCGTGAGTTGTTTGAGAGCTCGTTTGTCAAGCCTGCCGAGACAGCCAACCTCTATCTTACCCAGCCCAACTACCTCGAGACCACTCTGAAGCAGGGCGGCAACGAGAAGGCCACCCTCGAGATGCTCCTCGACTACCTCAAGAATGACCGGGCTCTCACCTTTGAGGACTGCGTTCAGTGGGGCCGCATGCTGTTCGAGAAGCAATACAACAATGCTATTCAGCAGCTGCTCTACAACTTCCCCAAGGACTCTGTCTCGTCTACCGGCACCCCATTCTGGTCTGGGCCAAAGCGCGCGCCTGATCCGTTGAAGTTTGATGCGAACAATCCCACTCACTACAGCTTCATCGTGGCGGCGACCAACCTGCATGCCTTCAACTACAATATCAATGTCAAGGACAAGACAAGGCAGGATTACATCCAGGCCTTGGAGTCGATGATTGTTCCCGACTTTTCTCCTGATTCCAACGTCAAGATTCAGGCCGACGAGAAGGAGCCT GATCCGAACGCCGGCGCTGCCTTTGATGATGAAGCTGAGCTGAGCAATCTGATCAAGCAGCTTCCCGATCCCAAGTCCCTTGCCGGCTTCAAGCTCACTCCTGTCGAGTTTGAGAAGGATGATGATACCAACCACCACATTGACTTCATCACGGCCGCCAGCAACCTGCGTGCCGACAACTACAAGATCGAGCAGGCTGATAGGCACAAGACCAAGTTCATCGCCGGCAAGATCATTCccgccatcgccaccaccacggcgTTGGTCACCGGCCTGGTCATCCTTGAGCTGTTCAAGATCATCGACGGCAAGGACGACATCGAGCAGTACAAGAACGGCTTCATCAACTTGGCCCTGCCCTTTTTTGGCTTCAGCGAGCCGATTGCCAGCCCCAAGGTTGAGTACACGGGTCCCGACGGCAAGGTGACGTTTGACAAGATCTGGGACCGCTTCGAGTTCAATGATGTCACGTTGCAAGAGTTGATCGATGACTTCAAATCCCGTGGCCTGGAGATCTCGATGGTGAGCTCGGGCGTGAGCTTGCTGTACGCGTCCTTCTTCCCGCCTGCGAAGAGAAAGGACAAGTATCCGATGAAGTTGAGCGAGCTGGTCGAGACGgtgagcaagaagaagattccCGAGCATCAGAAGGAGCTGATCTTTGATGTGGTGACGGAGGATGCGGacggggaggatgtggaggtgCCGTACATCAAGGTGAAGATTAGGTAG
- a CDS encoding hypothetical protein (EggNog:ENOG503Q37U; COG:U) codes for MQAYTLPTRSYRRDDNTTASEPPLDLQTPSSDSYYSNRRSTTPLPFIRHHRNRRRLNQTIRNAGSSQENRPDNKENNPSNLPSYYSTYSLPRKPSPSPPPTERVRSPYRHRTFSFESPPASPELVVYANKGGLDLSCASPRDDLARHGISHAQIRSASSTYPSDERAQSPVSPPLTLGRKILSSLAGYGFSEADFDADASSEREDDDGVEEGLYPGEKRLSREEGEIARVISAAKSSPPGVQSQVWGGAVFKFPAPPEEGEKEEDEGFALPAPESPLLVGLAVEDRMEQEGADEDASTRCLPRVSTAFSGFEGEHSSFVPPLQEEEQEHISFGMQLRERISGHFRRGNGNDHHHHHRRHHRHHHHHYKSGGSRAGGGSCGKGLERFKEESSKTNVGTDVKRWFVRGLKAGRKGVRRVKRGLNHHGDGDKGREGKMKREMRRVDEKLERERGKLRKKPRREGKGKKREGLRGRIWGLLG; via the exons ATGCAAGCATACACCCTCCCAACCCGCAGCTACCGCCgcgacgacaacaccaccgcttCCGAACCACCGCTCGACCTCCAGACCCCCTCCAGCGACTCTTATTACAGTAACAGGCGTTCAACAACCCCGCTCCCCTTcatccgccaccaccgcaaccgcCGCCGTCTCAAC CAAACCATTCGCAATGCCGGGTCCTCCCAGGAGAACCGCCCCGACAACAAGgaaaacaacccctccaacctcccgtCATATTACTCAAcctactccctcccccgtAAACCCAGCCCCAGTCCCCCCCCGACAGAGCGAGTGAGATCTCCCTACCGCCACAGAACCTTCTCTTTTGAATCCCCGCCTGCATCTCCAGAGCTGGTGGTGTACGCCAACAAAGGGGGGTTAGATCTCTCTTGTGCATCCCCAAGGGATGATCTCGCCCGACATGGTATCAGCCACGCCCAAATCCGATCAGCATCATCCACCTACCCCTCCGACGAACGGGCCCAAAGTCCGGTCTCCCCGCCGTTGACGCTTGGGAGGAAAATACTGTCTAGTCTGGCGGGGTATGGATTCAGCGAGGCGGATTTTGATGCTGATGCTTCttcggagagggaggatgacgatggagtagaggaggggttgtaccctggggagaagaggttgagccgagaggagggggagattgCAAGGGTTATATCCGCCGCgaaatcatcaccacctggGGTCCAGAGTCAGGTGTGGGGTGGGGCGGTGTTTAAGTTTCCAGCACCGCccgaggaaggggaaaaggaagaggacgagggttTTGCTTTGCCGGCGCCGGAGTCACCTCTTCTTGTTGGGCTGGCGGTTGAGGACAGGATGGAACAGGAGGGAGCGGATGAGGATGCTTCCACGAGGTGTTTACCCAGGGTGAGCACTGCGTTTTCGGGGTTTGAAGGGGAGCATTCTTCTTTCGTACCGCCGCTgcaagaagaggagcaaGAGCATATTTCTTTTGGGATGcagttgagggagaggattaGTGGGCATTTTCGGAGGGGAAATGGTaatgatcatcatcatcatcatcgtcgtcatcatcgtcatcatcatcatcattacaAGTCGGGCGGCTCGAGGGCTGGGGGTGGTAGTTGCGGGAAGGGTTTGGAACGGTTCAAGGAAGAAAGCTCAAAGACAAATGTTGGGACGGATGTGAAGAGGTGGTTTGTGAGGGGGCTcaaggcggggaggaagggggttaggAGGGTCAAGAGGGGGTTGAATCATCATGGGGATGGCgacaaggggagggaggggaagatgaAAAGGGAGATGAGGCGGGTGGATGAGAAGcttgagagggagagagggaagttgaggaagaagcccaggagggaggggaaggggaagaagagggaggggttgagggggcggatttgggggttgttggggtag
- a CDS encoding hypothetical protein (COG:S; EggNog:ENOG503PD4U) has translation MAQAVLFFLSYFNYPSKNDARSEEARVHPGGRENHEHYGRGAAEIAAAASYTDDRRGKYQKQQSEPHDIGDEFSNGIISDNNSFDHHSLGSHQEADESEQTKSQDRLHHLQVSNDETQQEKDSDRDGNRIRRVKCGEEKPACLRCTSTGRTCDGYDKGSSSAYARYRSSPADPTRTAELAKVEFVKACQWSEALRSMRRIAPADIDGTDTEKRFFGRFRSNSSTWFDPSTPQHLSHYTVFWNKVISPSTNCCQDEAVKHAVVALGAAHTLVQFPDQKVLDGFTRDALEVFVIQQYNKSIAKLQRHVGSTGPDSVRITLICCLAFIFLETVRSRHSVAVTHLVNGLRILQSMPFNVFDCLSDTSIFVWPPLGTSHQRDGLEMPDIIRLFARLEVTSCFFTTAIHPVVSEKSYVSRVYDDGASLQTAEGPTVISDTKEARKLMATFQHDTMAFLHKLSASTIRPEGRQSACLRARAKRLGPIISEFFARFGSIAPNTPDLYILLLDLLYFKTALFLVSRIPSLPPKRPPMFPPSLALNPFLISYTPPTPLPAAPSPRTSHPNLSLSSLQQGIIEADDEEGDTEQEMEWESLLHDMLSLARSLTTSPIGQKMRPWSRSTTVTMTSKHQSPSTHSSSFSSQVKISVPVPGAPIPAPAPAPVITTIKKEPSPPVAVLSSVVPITTAAQGSTNNSNSNNNNNNNNNNNNNNNNNPKPTTDTLLSGPLYTIALHTTNHITKNKAVDLLVENINPCSLTSQPTMGTSPTPNKSGEGMGMGMGMKEVVKGVIEQERQVIEEGGWMGLINSRGGQGGKWYDAPRELSGGVGGLPRVWDALFGGGDGDGGGGDGEDNEGIGEGVLMRLLRGGGGVGVGVRGGLVSGDERRGEKG, from the exons ATGGCCCAGGCAGTTCTGTTTTTCCTCTCCTACTTCAACTACCCTTCAAAAAATGATGCAAGATCTGAGGAGG CACGGGTACACCCAGGGGGAAGAGAGAACCACGAGCATTATGGCCGAGGGGCTGCAGAgattgccgccgccgcttcATATACAGACGACCGGAGGGGGAAATACCAAAAGCAGCAATCCGAGCCCCACGATATCGGCGACGAATTCTCCAACGGCATCATCAGTGACAACAACAGCTTCGACCACCACAGCCTCGGGTCACATCAAGAAGCGGACGAGAGCGAGCAGACCAAAAGTCAGGACCGGTTGCATCACCTG CAAGTGAGTAATGACGAGACACAGCAAGAAAAAGATTCTGACCGTGATGGTAATAGGATCCGTCGGGTGAAGTGTGGAGAGGAGAAGCCAGCTTGTCTTCGGTGCACGTCGACGGGGAGGACGTGTGATGGCTACGACAAGGGTTCCAGCTCGGCCTACGCCCGCTACCGGTCCTCGCCTGCCGACCCAACACGCACTGCCGAGCTGGCCAAGGTGGAATTCGTAAAGGCGTGTCAATGGAGCGAGGCGTTGCGGTCGATGCGCCGGATTGCGCCGGCTGACATTGACGGGACCGACACGGAAAAACGCTTCTTTGGCCGGTTTCGTTCCAACTCTTCCACGTGGTTTGACCCGAGCACGCCGCAGCACCTGTCTCATTATACCGTGTTCTGGAACAAGGTGATATCGCCATCGACAAATTGCTGTCAGGATGAGGCGGTCAAGCACGCCGTGGTGGCCCTCGGGGCGGCTCACACGTTGGTTCAGTTTCCAGACCAAAAGGTCCTCGACGGCTTCACCCGCGACGCACTGGAGGTGTTTGTTATTCAGCAGTACAACAAATCCATCGCAAAGCTGCAACGACATGTCGGTTCGACGGGTCCAGATTCGGTCAGGATTACACTCATCTGCTGTCTGGCGTTTATATTTCTCGAAACCGTCAGGTCGAGGCACTCGGTGGCCGTGACTCACCTTGTGAATGGTCTTCGAATATTACAGAGCATGCCTTTTAATGTCTTCGACTGCCTATCCGACACATCAATATTTGTGTGGCCACCACTGGGCACGAGTCATCAGAGAGACGGATTGGAAATGCCCGACATCATTCGGTTATTTGCCCGGCTAGAAGTCACGTCGTGTTTCTTCACGACAGCTATCCACCCGGTCGTTTCGGAGAAGTCGTACGTCTCGAGGGTATACGACGACGGTGCGAGCCTACAGACGGCCGAGGGGCCAACAGTGATATCAGACACGAAGGAGGCCAGAAAACTAATGGCCACCTTCCAACACGACACCATGGCCTTTTTGCACAAGCTCTCCGCCTCGACCATCCGACCCGAAGGTCGCCAATCAGCCTGCCTCCGAGCCAGAGCAAAACGTCTCGGCCCTATCATCTCCGAGTTCTTCGCCCGATTCGGCTCCATCGCGCCCAACACACCAGACCTGTacattcttcttcttgacctcctctACTTCAAAACAGCCTTGTTTCTGGTGTCGAGGATACCATCCCTCCCGCCAAAACGACCACCCATGTTCCCACCCTCTCTggccctcaaccccttcttAATCAGCtacacccctcccacccccctacccgctgctccctcccctcgCACCTCTCACCCAAATTTAAGTCTGAGCTCCCTCCAGCAAGGGATAATCGaagccgacgacgaggaaggggatACAGAGCAGGAAATGGAATGGGAATCTCTCTTACATGACATGCTCTCCTTGGCACGCAGCTTGACAACTAGCCCGATAGGTCAAAAAATGCGCCCTTGGTCCCGGTCTACCACGGTCACCATGACCAGCAAACACCAAAGTCCATCAactcactcctcctccttctcctcccaagTCAAGATATCAGTCCCCGTCCCCGGGGCACCAATACCCGCCCCCGCCCCTGCCCCTGtgatcaccaccatcaagaaagaaccctcacccccggTGGCGGTGTTATCATCAGTAGTACCAATAACAACAGCAGCGCAGGGTtcgaccaacaacagcaacagcaacaacaacaacaacaacaacaacaacaacaacaacaacaacaacaataaccccaaaccaacaacCGACACTTTGCTCTCTGGCCCGCTGTACACCATAGCGCTGCACACAACAAATCACATCACCAAAAACAAGGCTGTCGACCTCTTGGTGGAGAATATAAACCCTTGCAGTCTGACATCTCAGCCAACCATGGGGACGAGTCCTACGCCTAACAAAagcggggaggggatgggaatgggaatgggaatgaAGGAGGTTGTCAAGGGGGTGATTGAGCAAGAGAGGCAGGTtattgaggagggggggtggatggggttgatTAATTCGCGGGGGGGACAGGGGGGGAAGTGGTATGATGCTCCGAGGGAGTTGagcggaggggttggtgggttgcCTAGGGTTTGGGATGCgctgtttggtggtggggatggagatggggggggtggtgatggggaggataatgaggggattggggagggggttttaATGAGGTtattgaggggagggggaggagttggagtgGGAGTcaggggggggttggtgagtggtgatgaGAGAAGGGGCGAAAAGGGTTGA